The genomic region CTTGTCCAGTCGGACCGGGTGTTCGGGCTCGGTGATGTCCACCGGCAGATCCAGGTACTCGAATATCCGCTGGAAGAGGGCGAGCGAGGTCTGCATGTCCACACCCGTCGACAGCAGGCTCACGGCCGGCCGGAAGAGGCCCTGCTGGAGCGAGACGAAAGCGACGAGCGTGCCGATCGAGACCTGGGGGCCGCCCTCCTGGAGCGCCAGGCCGGCCGCCCAGTAGATGACGGCCGGCATGGCGGCCATGACGATGCCGATCGTCGACATCCGCCAGCGTCCCGCCATGCTGGAGCGCACTTCGAGGTCGACCAGCTGCTCGGACTCCTCGGTGAAGCTCTTGGTGAGGGAGTCCGCGCGGCCCATGGTGCGGCCGAGCAGAATGCCGCTGACGGACAGCGACTCGGTGACCGTGGCGGCCATCACCGCCATCTGCTTCTGCCGTTGCGTCGTGATCCTCTTGCGCTCGCGGCCGACCCTGCGGCTGATCCAGACGAACACCGGGAGCAGCAGCATCGAGACGATCGTCAGCCGCCAGTCGAGGGCGAGCATCGCGACCACCGTGGCGATCACAGCGGTGAGGTTGGAGACCAGGGAGGTCGCGGTGGAGGTGACGGTCGCCTGCATGCCGCCGATGTCGTTGGCGATACGGGACTGGACCTCACCGGTGCGCGTCCTGGTGAAGAAGGCGAGCGGCATGCGCTGGAGCTGGGTGTAGACGGCGGTGCGCAGGTCGTGCATGACGCGCTGGCCGACCGTGGTCGAGATCAGGGTCTGGAGGACTCCGAAGACGCTGTTGACCACGGCCGTGACGATCATGCCCAGGGCGAGCAGGCTCAGCAGCCCGGTGCGGTTCTGCGGGATCGCGGTGTCGAGGATTTCGCGCAGCATGAACGGCGAAGCGACCGAGACCAGCGACGACGCGCAGACGAGCAGTCCGACGAGCGCCAGGCGTGCGCGGTAGGGGCGGAAGAGCCGGACGATGCGCCGCAGTTCGGCGGGCGGCTGCCCGGCGTCACGGGGTGGAGGCGTCCAGTCGGGGCGATCGGGTTTCATGGGCTCCTTCGGCAGACAGCTGAGGAAACGACAGCACCGGGCGTCGCGAGAAGCGGACATCAGCGGCGGAGGGGCGTCACAGGCAGTGCGACGGCCGGGCCGGGGCAGGACTTTGCGAGCATAGCTCACTGTTACCTATGCTCACAATGTACAAGGTCCTGATATTGTTCCCGGCATGTCATCACCTGCTGGTGCACCCGACACCGACGGCCTGCTGGCCGAGCAGCTCCTCCGGCTGACCCGGAGACTGCACCGGATCCACAAGCACCATCTGGAGCCGGTCGGTATCACCCCCGCCCAGTCCCGGCTGCTGCGCACCGTCTCGCACTGCGCCGAGCCGCCGCGCATGGCCGATCTCGCCCAGCGGCTGGAGGTGGTGCCCCGCGCCGTGACCAGCCTCGTCGATGCCCTGGAGGAGAGCGGCAGCGTCCGCCGCGTGCCCGATCCGACCAACCGCCGCGTGGTACGGATCGAGCTCACCGACAGCGGGCGGGCCACCCTGCGCGCCCTGCGCGCCGCGCGCCGAGGCGCCGCGGAGGAGATCCTTGCGCCACTCTCCGCGGAGCAGCGCGAGGTGCTCGGCGAGCTGTTGTCCACACTCATGGACGGCCCGCCCGGCCACCACCGCTGACCCGCCGCACCGTCCGTCTCTGCTCTGTCCCAGATTTTTCCTGTCCGAAAGTTGCACGAGGGGAACTGCCAGATGCCGCTGCTGGAGCCGAAGCCCGGCGCACTCCGTCCGCGTACGGGCGGAACGCCGTCACCCGACCGGGTGCCCGACGCGGGCGCGGCCGGGACGCCGGAACCGCTGCGCGGTGAGCTGGTCGCGCTGCTCGGTGCGGAGAAGGTGCTGTCGAAGGTCTCCGACCTCGTGCGCTACGCCTCCGATGCGAGCCCCTACCGCTTCGTCCCCCGGGTCGTGGTGATCGCGGAGGACGTCGACGACATCGCGTCCGTCCTCTCGTACGCGCGCGGCACGGGCCACGAAGTGGTGTTCCGGGCCGCCGGTACCTCGCTCAACGGGCAGGCGCAGGGCGAGGACATCCTCGTCGACGTACGCCGCCACTGGTCGGGCATCGAGGTCCTGGACGACGGGGCACGGGCCCGGATCCGGCCGGGCACCACCGTGGTGCGGGCCAACGCCACGCTCGCCCGGCACGGCCGGATCCTCGGCCCCGACCCGGCCAGTGCGATCGCCTGCACCCTCGGGGGCGTCGTCGCCAACAACGCGTCGGGCATGACCGCGGGCACCACCCGCAACTCGTACCGCACGCTGGCCTCGCTGACCTTCGTCCTGCCGGGCGGCACCGTCGTCGACACGGCGGCCCCCTCCGCCGACGAGGACCTCGCGGCGGCCGAGCCCGAGCTGTGCGCGGGGCTGCTCGCGATCAAGGCCGAGATCGAGGCGGACCCGGAGCTCACCGCCCGCATCCGTGCCAAGTACGAGATCAAGAACACCAACGGGTACCGACTGGACGCCTTCCTGGACGGCGCGACGCCGGTCGAGATCCTGCGCGGGCTGATGGTCGGCTCCGAGGGCACCTTCGGCTTCATCTCCGAGGTCGTCTTCGACACCCTGCCGCTGGACCGCAAGCTGTCCACCGCGCTGCTCTTCTTCCCGACCCTGCGTGCCGCGGCGGCGGCCGTCCCGCTGTTCAACGAGGCCGGTGCCATGGCCGTCGAGCTGATGGACGGCAATACGCTGCGCGCCTCGGTGAGCGTCGAGGGGGTGCCCGCCGACTGGGCCGGGCTGCCCAAGGAGACGACGGCGCTGCTCGTCGAGTTCCGGGCGCCCGACGAAGCGGGCCGGGAGGCGTACGAGCGGGTGGCGGCCGAGGCCGTCGCGGGGCTCGAACTGGTCGCGCCCGTCGCGTCGGTGACCAATGAGTTCACCCGTGACCCCAAGGTCATCGCCGGCTACTGGAAGGCCCGCAAGGCATTCGTCACCGCGGTGGGCGGCGCCCGCCCGTCCGGTACGACGCTGATCACCGAGGACTTCGCCGTCCCGCCGTCGAAGCTCGCCGACGCCTGTACGGCGCTCATCGAATTGCAGACCCGGCACGATTTCGAGGCCGCCGTGGCCGGTCACGCCGCGCACGGCAATCTGCACTTCCTGCTGGCCTTCGACGCTGCGCTGCCCGCGGACGTGGCGCGCTACGCCGCGTTCATGGACGACTTCTGCCGGCTGACGGTCGAGCGTTTCGACGGCTCCCTCAAGGCCGAGCACGCCACGGGCCGCAACATCGCACCGTTCCTGGAGCTCGAATGGGGCCCGAAGGCGACCGAGCTGATGTGGCGCATCAAGCAGGTCATCGACCCCGACGGGGTGCTCGCGCCGCGCATCGTCCTCGACCGGGACCCCGAGGCCCATCTGCGCGGTCTCAAGACCATTCCCGAGGTCGAGCTGATCGCGGACCCCTGTATCGAGTGCGGCTTCTGCGAACCGACCTGCCCCAGCCACGACGTGACCACCACTCCGCGCCAACGGATCGTGCTGCGCCGGGAGATGATGCGCCAGTCCCCCGGCTCCCCGGTCGAGAACGGGCTGCTGGACGCGTACGGGTACGACGCGGTGGACACCTGCGCGGGCGACTCCACCTGCAAGCTGGCCTGTCCGGTCGGCATCGACACGGGCGCGCTGATGAAGGACTTCCGCCACCGGCGGCACACCCCGCGCGAGGAGCGGATCGCCGCGCTGACCGCCAAGAACTTCAAGGCGGTCGAGGCCGCGGCCCGGCTCGCGGTGGGCGCCGCGGACCGGATCAGTGACCGGCTGCTGCAGTCGGTCACCGGCCTCGCCCGCAAGGCGGTGCGCCCGGACCTGGTGCCCGAGTGGCTGCCGGAGATTCCCGGCGCCGCCGCCCGTAGGCTCCCGCGCACCTCGCGCAAGGGCGCGACCGCGGTCTACTACCCGGCGTGCGTCAACCGGATCTTCGGCGGACCGGCCGATTTCCGCGGGCCGTCGCTCCCCCAGGCCGTCGTGGCCCTCGCCGAGCGGGCCGGGCAGCCGGTGTGGATCCCCGAGGACGTCGCGGGGACCTGCTGCGCGACGATCTGGCACTCCAAGGGGTACGACGAGGGCAACACCCTGATGGCCAATCGCATCGTCGAGGCCGCCTGGGGCTGGACCGGTGGGGGCAAGTACCCGCTGATCGTCGACGCCTCCTCCTGCACACTGGGCATCGCCCACGAGGTGGTGCCCTACCTCAGCGACGACAACCGGGAACTGCACCGCGAGTTGAAGATCGTCGACTCGGTCGTCTGGGCCGCCGACGAACTCCTCCCCCGGCTCACGGTGCTGCGCAAGGCCGGTTCGGCCGTCCTGCACCCCACCTGTTCGATGCAGCACCTCGGCGACGAGGCCGAGTTGCGGGCGGTCGCCGAGGCGTGCGCCGAGGAGGTCGTCGTGCCGGACGACGTCGGGTGCTGCGCGTTCGCCGGGGACCGCGGGATGCTCCACAAGGAACTCACCGAGTCGGCGACCGCCCGCGAGGCCGCCGAGGTCAAGGCGAGGGATTTCGACGCCCATCTCTCGGCGAACCGGATGTGCGAGGTCGGCATGGACCATGCGACGGGCCGCAGTTACTACTCCGTCCTGCTGGAGCTGGAGCGGGCCACCCGCCCCGGCCCGGCGTACCTCCGGCGCAGCTGAACCGCGCCCGGGATCCATCCGGGCGGCCGTCCGCGCGGGAAATTCGATTGCCCTGAACAGTGCTGAAGCGCGAACCTTGCACGGTTTGAGCCAACCACCGATTCATGGGGCGTCATGCAGATTCGAGATCTTCCTTATCCGGATCCGGGTGATCCCGACGTACGGTCCGGGCCCCGTTTCCTCTACTGGCTCGGACGCAATCAGCTGGTCGGCCAGTTCAAGTCGCTCGGCTGGGGGCTGCTCCACCAGTGCGGGATCGCCGGGCTGCCGCTGGCCGTCGGCTTCGCCGTGCAGGCCGTGGTCGACCGCTCGGGTGGTCGTCTCGCCCTCTCCGGCGGGCTGATTCTGCTGCTCGGCGCCGTGATCGCGGTGGGCGACACCATGCTGCACCGGACCGCCGTCACCAACTGGATCACCGCGGCGGCCCGGGTCCAGCAACTCCTCGCGCGGAAGACCGCCGAACTCGGGTCGGCGCTGACCCGCCGGGTCGCGGCGGGCGAGGTCGTCGCGGTGTCCACGGGCGACGTCGAGAAGATCGGCTGGTTCGTCGAGGCGCTCTCCCGCTTCGCCGCCGCGGCGACGGCGCTGGTCATCATCTGCGTCGGGCTGGTCCTCTACCTGCCGTCGCTGGGTGTGGTGGTGGCGCTCGCGATGCCCGTACTGGCCCTGGCCGTACTGCCGTTGCTCTCCACCGCCACCGCGCGGGCCGACGTGCAGCGCGAGAAGGCCGGGCGGGCGACCGAGCTGGCCTCGGACACCGTCGCGGGTCTGCGCGTACTGCGCGGCATCGGCGGCGAGGAACTGTTCCTCGGCCGCTACCGGAGTGCCTCCCAGGAGGTGCGCCGGGCGGCCGTGCGCAGTGCCCGGATGTGGGCGCTGATCTCGGGAATCCAGGTGCTGCTGCCCGGACTGCTGCTGATCGGGGTGGTCTGTTACGGCGCGAAGCTCGCCGCCGACGGACGCATCGAGGTCGGTCAGCTCGTCACCGTGTACAGCGCGGTGACCCTGCTGCTCTTCCCGCTGCGGCACTTCCAGGAGATCGCCATGGCGTACTCCTTCTCCCGGCCCTCGGCCAAGCGGGCGGCACGGGTGCTGGCGCTGGAGCGCACCACGTACGACACCCGCGCGTACGAGGGCACGGCGGGCGGTGTTCCGAGCGGGGATCTCTACGACCCGGCGACCGGACTGCTGGCGACCGGCGGTGACTTCACCGCTGTGGTGTGCGGGGACCCGGACGCGGCCGGCGCACTGGCCGAACGCCTCGGCGGGCATCCCGCGGCCGAGGAAGAGGCGCAGCGGCCTCCTTCGGTGCTGCTCGGCGGGGTCGCCCTCGACGAGCTGCCACTGGACACCGCCCGTACGGCTGTCCTGGTGCAGGACAAGGACCCGGTACTGCTGTCGGGCACCTTGCGGGAGCTGCTCGATGTGCCGTCGTCCGGCAAGGTGACGGCCGACGACGCGCTGGCCGCGGCTCAGTGCGGGGATGTTCTGCAGGCTCTCGCCCAGGCGTCCGTGGAGCCGGGCGGGGACCCCATGCGGACGCGGATCACCGAGCGCGGCAGGTCGCTGTCCGGCGGGCAGCGGCAGCGCCTCGCCCTGGCCCGCTCGCTGGTGACCGACCCGGAGGCGCTGGTGCTCGACGAACCGACCTCGGCCGTCGACTCACACACCGAGGCCCGGGTCGCGCAGGGCGTGAAGCAGCTGCGCGGCGGGCGTACGACGGTGGTCTTCGCCTCGTCA from Streptomyces sp. NBC_01267 harbors:
- a CDS encoding MarR family winged helix-turn-helix transcriptional regulator, translated to MSSPAGAPDTDGLLAEQLLRLTRRLHRIHKHHLEPVGITPAQSRLLRTVSHCAEPPRMADLAQRLEVVPRAVTSLVDALEESGSVRRVPDPTNRRVVRIELTDSGRATLRALRAARRGAAEEILAPLSAEQREVLGELLSTLMDGPPGHHR
- a CDS encoding FAD-binding and (Fe-S)-binding domain-containing protein: MPLLEPKPGALRPRTGGTPSPDRVPDAGAAGTPEPLRGELVALLGAEKVLSKVSDLVRYASDASPYRFVPRVVVIAEDVDDIASVLSYARGTGHEVVFRAAGTSLNGQAQGEDILVDVRRHWSGIEVLDDGARARIRPGTTVVRANATLARHGRILGPDPASAIACTLGGVVANNASGMTAGTTRNSYRTLASLTFVLPGGTVVDTAAPSADEDLAAAEPELCAGLLAIKAEIEADPELTARIRAKYEIKNTNGYRLDAFLDGATPVEILRGLMVGSEGTFGFISEVVFDTLPLDRKLSTALLFFPTLRAAAAAVPLFNEAGAMAVELMDGNTLRASVSVEGVPADWAGLPKETTALLVEFRAPDEAGREAYERVAAEAVAGLELVAPVASVTNEFTRDPKVIAGYWKARKAFVTAVGGARPSGTTLITEDFAVPPSKLADACTALIELQTRHDFEAAVAGHAAHGNLHFLLAFDAALPADVARYAAFMDDFCRLTVERFDGSLKAEHATGRNIAPFLELEWGPKATELMWRIKQVIDPDGVLAPRIVLDRDPEAHLRGLKTIPEVELIADPCIECGFCEPTCPSHDVTTTPRQRIVLRREMMRQSPGSPVENGLLDAYGYDAVDTCAGDSTCKLACPVGIDTGALMKDFRHRRHTPREERIAALTAKNFKAVEAAARLAVGAADRISDRLLQSVTGLARKAVRPDLVPEWLPEIPGAAARRLPRTSRKGATAVYYPACVNRIFGGPADFRGPSLPQAVVALAERAGQPVWIPEDVAGTCCATIWHSKGYDEGNTLMANRIVEAAWGWTGGGKYPLIVDASSCTLGIAHEVVPYLSDDNRELHRELKIVDSVVWAADELLPRLTVLRKAGSAVLHPTCSMQHLGDEAELRAVAEACAEEVVVPDDVGCCAFAGDRGMLHKELTESATAREAAEVKARDFDAHLSANRMCEVGMDHATGRSYYSVLLELERATRPGPAYLRRS
- a CDS encoding ABC transporter ATP-binding protein, whose translation is MQIRDLPYPDPGDPDVRSGPRFLYWLGRNQLVGQFKSLGWGLLHQCGIAGLPLAVGFAVQAVVDRSGGRLALSGGLILLLGAVIAVGDTMLHRTAVTNWITAAARVQQLLARKTAELGSALTRRVAAGEVVAVSTGDVEKIGWFVEALSRFAAAATALVIICVGLVLYLPSLGVVVALAMPVLALAVLPLLSTATARADVQREKAGRATELASDTVAGLRVLRGIGGEELFLGRYRSASQEVRRAAVRSARMWALISGIQVLLPGLLLIGVVCYGAKLAADGRIEVGQLVTVYSAVTLLLFPLRHFQEIAMAYSFSRPSAKRAARVLALERTTYDTRAYEGTAGGVPSGDLYDPATGLLATGGDFTAVVCGDPDAAGALAERLGGHPAAEEEAQRPPSVLLGGVALDELPLDTARTAVLVQDKDPVLLSGTLRELLDVPSSGKVTADDALAAAQCGDVLQALAQASVEPGGDPMRTRITERGRSLSGGQRQRLALARSLVTDPEALVLDEPTSAVDSHTEARVAQGVKQLRGGRTTVVFASSPLLLDQADRVVFVHEGTVAAVGTHRELLGAEPLYRAVVTREADDTEHTESTMSAKNTRSTEDTVQAFADIEESA
- a CDS encoding ABC transporter ATP-binding protein, whose amino-acid sequence is MKPDRPDWTPPPRDAGQPPAELRRIVRLFRPYRARLALVGLLVCASSLVSVASPFMLREILDTAIPQNRTGLLSLLALGMIVTAVVNSVFGVLQTLISTTVGQRVMHDLRTAVYTQLQRMPLAFFTRTRTGEVQSRIANDIGGMQATVTSTATSLVSNLTAVIATVVAMLALDWRLTIVSMLLLPVFVWISRRVGRERKRITTQRQKQMAVMAATVTESLSVSGILLGRTMGRADSLTKSFTEESEQLVDLEVRSSMAGRWRMSTIGIVMAAMPAVIYWAAGLALQEGGPQVSIGTLVAFVSLQQGLFRPAVSLLSTGVDMQTSLALFQRIFEYLDLPVDITEPEHPVRLDKVRGEVRFQDVDFGYDEKSGPTLAAIDIEVPAGGSLAVVGPTGSGKSTLSYLVPRLYDVTGGRVTLDGVDVRELDFATLARAVGVVSQETYLFHASVADNLRFAKPDATDAELEEAARTAQIHDHIASLPDGYETLVGERGYRFSGGEKQRLAIARTILRDPPVLILDEATSALDTRTEHAVQQAIDGLSAGRTTITIAHRLSTVRDADQIVVLDAGQVAERGTHGELLRLDGRYAALVRRDSELAPAV